The following proteins come from a genomic window of Myroides odoratus DSM 2801:
- a CDS encoding SCO family protein, translated as MACSQKAEQLPYLGHPTEEVTADGTVKEKQYQIPAFSLLNQDSLVVSNQTLAGKVYVADFIFLQCPTICPKMNVEMKRVYDAYQTEEDVLFVSHTIDPKHDTIPVLKAYSESLGVDPLKWHFLYGKEQVIHQLAQGYFMQAYQETNAPGGYAHSGGFLLIDGQQHIRGVYDGTNSADVDRLIQDIKLLLKK; from the coding sequence ATGGCATGTTCTCAAAAAGCAGAGCAGTTGCCTTATTTAGGTCATCCTACGGAAGAAGTGACAGCAGATGGAACAGTAAAAGAGAAGCAGTACCAGATTCCCGCTTTTTCATTGCTGAATCAGGATAGCCTTGTCGTATCAAATCAAACCTTAGCTGGAAAAGTATATGTAGCTGATTTTATTTTCCTACAATGCCCAACCATTTGCCCCAAGATGAATGTAGAGATGAAAAGGGTATATGATGCCTATCAAACAGAAGAAGACGTTTTATTTGTGTCCCATACCATTGATCCTAAACATGATACAATTCCCGTTTTAAAAGCATACAGTGAATCTTTAGGGGTAGATCCTTTAAAATGGCATTTCCTATATGGAAAAGAACAGGTTATACATCAGTTAGCCCAAGGTTATTTTATGCAAGCTTATCAAGAGACAAATGCTCCAGGAGGCTATGCGCATAGTGGTGGATTTCTGTTGATTGATGGTCAACAGCATATTCGCGGCGTGTATGATGGAACCAATTCCGCTGATGTGGATCGATTAATTCAAGATATTAAATTGTTGTTGAAGAAATAA
- a CDS encoding helix-turn-helix domain-containing protein has product MQATKVPVCTIGLFNTKHDLWMDSLEGLLQQYPVLSTPHTNAFYLLLCIEQGGGELVVDQDKIRLGAAQVLIIKPNCINTMTLQEGTTGTIIGFTTEFFSLRYNTNVLHQFPYFNEGNQTVFHVPQDHVKSMRFLLWQMLDEFKMNKKASQKVLRSYLNILLIELDRMYIPVHTVKVHNAVHEKIQKYQTLIEQHFKTHKMPSEYADMLHISTNYLNKICRNILGQTSGNLIKQHIILEAKRLLSYTTHSISEIANELGFEHASYFVTIFKKATNQTPEQYRKNQWIA; this is encoded by the coding sequence ATGCAAGCGACTAAAGTACCCGTTTGCACAATTGGTTTATTCAATACTAAACATGATCTTTGGATGGACAGCCTGGAAGGGTTGCTTCAACAATACCCTGTATTATCTACGCCTCATACCAATGCCTTTTATTTACTTTTGTGCATTGAACAAGGAGGGGGTGAACTCGTTGTAGACCAAGATAAGATTCGCCTTGGAGCGGCTCAAGTATTGATTATTAAACCCAATTGTATCAACACCATGACTTTGCAAGAAGGAACAACGGGAACCATTATAGGCTTCACTACAGAGTTCTTTTCCTTGCGATACAACACCAATGTATTACATCAATTTCCTTATTTTAATGAAGGAAACCAAACTGTTTTTCACGTTCCTCAGGATCATGTAAAAAGCATGCGATTTTTGTTGTGGCAGATGTTGGATGAATTTAAAATGAACAAAAAAGCCTCTCAAAAAGTATTGCGCTCTTATTTGAATATTCTATTGATTGAGTTAGACCGGATGTATATTCCTGTACATACGGTGAAAGTACACAATGCAGTACATGAAAAGATACAGAAGTATCAAACCTTAATCGAACAACATTTTAAAACCCATAAAATGCCTTCTGAATATGCTGATATGTTGCATATTAGTACGAATTATCTGAATAAAATATGCCGTAATATTCTAGGGCAAACTTCGGGGAATTTAATTAAGCAACACATTATACTTGAGGCCAAGCGATTATTGAGTTATACCACACATTCAATCAGTGAAATTGCCAATGAGCTAGGATTTGAACACGCCTCTTATTTTGTAACTATATTTAAGAAAGCAACCAATCAGACTCCGGAACAGTATAGAAAAAATCAGTGGATTGCGTAA
- a CDS encoding serine hydrolase — MIIKRLLLLFCLLGGLLSVQAQNRVEQVMEIFMEDYNTSNYDKFYHRFSESLQSRVPFNTVEAFFDEMKQNLGSIVTIEYYGVNDDQTPLFKTQFEKETAIVNFAFDEEANIVGFRILDYVNQEDLKQGLAEKSLEDIILDNANHLPEQGEIALAIIKDDQVHFYGLKKKAKLIRDIDNKNGLFGLGTFTSIFTNNILAQADVQGKVKLWEDINPYYPEPFKDTLSLSFSSLANGTALLPFFPKITLVGEDLISNKKNKKGKEPVIGNASIANYLAHDIELDTLKVRGRFFIFGSSVLGDALARVYNKPYTSLFQTYIVDQYHLTSTHLIKPKRAKVVGAIGKIDLGLDNKASYMDIFLPSTQGYSTIEDMATYIQAYFDPKHPELALMQKPTSMITPDDWISLGWRLNFFSPSESLYFHRGIDVAYSNFISFSPERKEGVIVFANSSMDDMIQLVENLSFQIWSKLVIDNKKDDK, encoded by the coding sequence ATGATAATTAAGCGTTTGCTATTGCTTTTTTGTTTATTAGGAGGTTTGTTGAGTGTACAAGCACAGAATCGAGTAGAGCAGGTCATGGAAATCTTCATGGAAGACTACAATACCAGCAATTACGATAAATTTTACCACCGTTTTTCTGAGTCTCTTCAAAGTAGAGTGCCTTTTAATACCGTAGAGGCCTTTTTTGATGAGATGAAACAAAACTTAGGATCGATTGTTACCATCGAATACTACGGGGTAAACGACGATCAAACGCCTTTATTTAAGACACAATTTGAAAAAGAAACAGCCATTGTCAATTTCGCTTTTGATGAAGAAGCGAATATTGTTGGGTTTCGCATTTTAGATTATGTCAACCAGGAGGATTTAAAACAAGGATTAGCAGAAAAATCGCTGGAGGATATTATTCTTGATAATGCCAATCATTTACCTGAACAAGGAGAAATAGCCTTAGCGATTATTAAAGATGATCAGGTGCATTTCTATGGTTTGAAAAAGAAAGCCAAATTGATTCGCGATATTGACAACAAAAATGGATTATTCGGATTGGGAACTTTTACTTCTATTTTTACCAACAACATCTTAGCACAAGCTGATGTTCAAGGGAAAGTAAAATTATGGGAGGATATTAATCCTTACTATCCAGAACCGTTTAAAGATACCCTATCCTTGTCTTTTTCTTCTTTAGCGAATGGAACAGCTTTACTGCCGTTTTTTCCAAAAATAACGTTAGTTGGAGAAGATTTGATTTCCAATAAAAAGAATAAAAAAGGAAAAGAACCCGTGATTGGAAATGCGTCTATTGCTAACTATTTGGCGCATGATATCGAATTAGATACACTGAAAGTAAGAGGGCGTTTCTTCATCTTTGGAAGTAGTGTATTAGGAGATGCCTTAGCTCGTGTATACAATAAACCGTATACCTCTCTTTTTCAAACGTATATTGTTGATCAATACCACTTAACTTCTACGCATTTGATTAAACCCAAACGAGCAAAAGTAGTGGGTGCTATTGGTAAGATCGATTTAGGTTTAGATAATAAAGCTAGTTATATGGATATTTTCTTGCCATCTACGCAAGGATATTCAACGATAGAGGATATGGCTACGTATATTCAAGCGTATTTTGACCCAAAACATCCCGAATTAGCGCTGATGCAAAAACCGACTTCTATGATCACACCAGATGATTGGATTAGCTTGGGATGGCGTTTGAACTTTTTTAGCCCCTCAGAATCCCTGTATTTTCATCGAGGTATTGATGTCGCTTATTCCAATTTTATAAGCTTTAGCCCTGAACGGAAAGAAGGCGTAATCGTATTCGCTAATAGTTCAATGGATGATATGATTCAGTTGGTG